From one Bacteroides eggerthii genomic stretch:
- a CDS encoding SH3 domain-containing protein, with amino-acid sequence MMNRYSQQSICMLKNMFVSRNIIKWVLFLILNFSLCTQSFADHYRVTAPNGLNVRASANKNGKLLGQLSKDNVIDVVSIENGWANINYNGWQGYVSASYLEAVTETDEAGTSTKEESWDLTSWLFDSEGESAWFTAIKWILFLGIAIYIIKIVLQFFALMLVVGLIVGAIGLAVGFILDWLGWIDSGTMWDMAQWGFSIGNGIGLIMGILGFKDLHKGATESWSGSSSSSSSGLKTASFTDSGTLYHLTQDSPYSECDYTDQFGGKWGRDSSGFYRK; translated from the coding sequence ATGATGAACAGATATAGCCAGCAAAGTATTTGTATGCTGAAGAATATGTTCGTTAGCAGAAACATTATTAAATGGGTTTTGTTTCTAATCCTTAATTTTTCCCTATGTACGCAATCTTTTGCAGATCATTATCGAGTGACCGCTCCCAACGGTCTTAATGTACGAGCTTCAGCCAATAAAAACGGAAAACTATTAGGACAATTGTCTAAGGATAACGTGATTGATGTTGTATCTATAGAAAACGGATGGGCTAATATCAATTATAATGGCTGGCAGGGTTATGTCAGCGCATCGTATCTGGAAGCCGTAACAGAAACAGACGAAGCGGGTACTTCCACCAAAGAAGAGTCATGGGACTTAACCTCTTGGTTGTTTGATTCCGAAGGAGAATCGGCTTGGTTCACAGCGATAAAGTGGATACTGTTTTTAGGCATAGCCATCTACATTATTAAGATTGTGTTACAATTCTTCGCATTGATGCTGGTTGTAGGTTTGATTGTTGGAGCGATTGGATTGGCAGTAGGTTTTATTCTTGATTGGCTGGGTTGGATAGACTCTGGTACCATGTGGGATATGGCCCAATGGGGATTCAGTATAGGCAACGGGATAGGTCTTATTATGGGTATTCTCGGTTTTAAAGACTTGCATAAGGGAGCGACGGAGTCTTGGAGCGGTTCATCATCAAGCAGTTCAAGTGGTTTGAAAACAGCAAGTTTTACTGATTCTGGAACATTATATCATCTTACACAAGATTCTCCCTATAGCGAGTGTGATTACACCGACCAATTTGGCGGCAAATGGGGACGCGACAGTTCCGGATTTTATCGCAAATAA
- a CDS encoding energy transducer TonB encodes MKKQIILSSLLSALLIGNCLDTQAANEARTINDLPSMAKVSQNKREVSPEFPGGITALVQFLSKNLKFPTVCKEQKIQGKVLVKFTVKSDGSISNIRVTKSVDPYLDKEAVRVVKSMPRWIPGTQDGKPVNVEYTLPITFKL; translated from the coding sequence ATGAAAAAACAAATTATTTTGAGCAGTTTACTATCCGCACTGCTGATTGGCAACTGTTTGGATACACAGGCTGCAAATGAGGCAAGAACTATCAATGATTTGCCTTCGATGGCAAAAGTTTCCCAGAACAAGAGAGAGGTGTCTCCGGAATTTCCCGGTGGTATCACCGCATTGGTACAATTTTTATCAAAGAATCTAAAGTTTCCGACAGTTTGCAAGGAACAGAAAATACAAGGCAAAGTGTTGGTGAAATTTACAGTCAAGAGCGATGGCTCTATCTCAAATATTCGTGTTACCAAGTCTGTAGATCCTTATTTGGATAAGGAAGCTGTCCGCGTAGTGAAGTCCATGCCTCGTTGGATTCCCGGTACACAGGATGGCAAACCGGTAAATGTGGAATACACTCTGCCTATCACGTTTAAACTCTGA
- a CDS encoding single-stranded DNA-binding protein, with protein sequence MLHVHTIGRIGKDCQVISGVHGSFMAMDIAVDDYSRGQNTTTWIRVRSNKDNHIHLSEYLTKGRLILVDGTLSSSLWKDKNGESQIQLSITAESIAFINTGKREDAAAGADNDVNGADSVPVPPADFPQDEKEDLPF encoded by the coding sequence ATGTTACATGTTCACACTATCGGACGCATCGGCAAAGACTGCCAGGTTATTTCAGGAGTACACGGCTCATTCATGGCTATGGACATAGCCGTTGACGATTATTCAAGAGGACAAAACACTACCACTTGGATAAGGGTACGCAGCAACAAGGACAACCATATCCATTTGTCCGAATATCTGACGAAAGGAAGACTCATACTCGTTGACGGTACACTGTCATCTTCCCTGTGGAAAGACAAGAACGGCGAGAGCCAGATACAGCTCTCCATCACGGCAGAAAGCATTGCCTTTATCAATACCGGAAAACGCGAGGATGCGGCAGCCGGAGCGGACAACGATGTAAACGGTGCAGACAGCGTACCCGTTCCTCCCGCCGATTTTCCGCAGGACGAAAAGGAGGATTTGCCCTTCTGA
- a CDS encoding sensor histidine kinase, giving the protein MFNNFSILSELIVENRTLAERFLENLSSVYRYVIQNLKRDTVPVSEELDFLRSYLYLIGMRYENAISVDVDEQLERTDGRIPPVCLQLLVENAIKHNRLSVHQPLHIHVFREGNHIVVKNDLCPVSSDLSSTGIGQRNIIERYFLLCEEKPVIKKSEHSYIVKLPIIPDDYAHPDHRR; this is encoded by the coding sequence ATGTTCAATAACTTCAGCATTCTGTCCGAACTGATAGTGGAAAACCGTACATTGGCGGAACGCTTCCTTGAGAATCTGTCGAGCGTTTACCGTTACGTCATCCAAAACTTGAAGCGCGACACCGTGCCGGTAAGCGAAGAGTTGGATTTCCTGCGTTCCTACCTCTACTTGATAGGGATGCGCTACGAGAATGCCATAAGCGTCGATGTGGATGAACAACTGGAGCGGACAGACGGCCGGATTCCCCCCGTCTGCCTCCAGCTGCTGGTAGAAAACGCCATCAAACACAACCGCTTGTCGGTACACCAACCGCTGCATATTCACGTCTTTCGGGAAGGAAACCACATTGTGGTGAAAAACGACCTTTGCCCCGTGTCGTCCGACCTGTCATCTACCGGTATCGGACAACGGAACATCATCGAGCGTTACTTCCTGTTGTGCGAGGAAAAGCCTGTCATCAAGAAAAGCGAACATTCATATATAGTCAAATTACCTATTATACCCGACGATTATGCACATCCTGATCATAGAAGATGA